Proteins encoded within one genomic window of Hermetia illucens chromosome 2, iHerIll2.2.curated.20191125, whole genome shotgun sequence:
- the LOC119648189 gene encoding lebercilin-like protein isoform X1, which yields MSTLSLIPEEKKFLPNTSKSTESLYSSSSSKYSATGLYKRKLTGIRQPGFVLAQNEVRQRVLSARRLRVKTLQNQLADAQLHISELANENRILRTLHKRQDTALSKYEGTNAELPQLLHSHAEEIRMWQTKCRNLNSQNRELTRKLKERDTALLALGDQNKHLTQLSRDRNLEDRERLTERVRYLESRLNEKDNDVKLLARRIQLEAKNYKAQIYKEQQKYKQLIQKLEQARCDVDKLSQSHFDMREKNTKSMMPRSLSGSKLPKPCKERERGQLGHERDDNSTKTSISTPSLCQETNYQIIQPSQELKARKSAGNLHTDSQKRSVRQSRQNSGARKSRRDELDDLNTMEFNAEELSNAISKGMSKLLCNNEFDKDEASLNGNEPPSDPENILDQSEPENYYGDDGNYDEANSFGSDENDESADVIVGGKSFDAYESNEIIHQSRRDFVNIQKKMSDDYQERESFLDTFCKQSVTIEKELSARRSSNIDSKKKNQLLAALKAIDNEDTVN from the exons atgTCCACATTGAGTCTAATTCCCGAGGAAAAGAAATTTTTACC AAACACATCAAAAAGTACTGAGAGTCTATATTCGTCATCCAGTTCTAAATACTCGGCTACTGGGTTGTACAAACGCAAGCTTACGGGGATTCGACAACCTGGGTTTGTCCTGGCTCAGAATGAAGTTCGTCAAAGAGTTCTCTCAGCAAGAAGGCTTCGAGTGAAAACCCTACAAAATCAACTCGCTGATGCCCAACTCCACATATCT GAACTTGCCAATGAAAATAGAATTCTGAGAACATTACATAAGCGCCAGGATACAGCTCTTTCGAAGTATGAAGGTACCAATGCAGAACTACCGCAGCTTCTTCATTCGCATGCCGAGGAGATTCGAATGTGGCAAACGAAATGCCGGAACCTTAACAGTCAGAATAGGGAACTGACGAGAAAGCTGAAGGAAAGGGATACAGCGCTGCTAGCTTTAGGGGACCAGAATAAACATTTAACGCAATTAAGCAGAGACAG aaatcTCGAAGACCGCGAACGGCTCACAGAACGTGTTCGATATTTGGAAAGTCGACTCAATGAAAAGGACAACGACGTGAAACTTCTTGCTCGTCGAATAcagctcgaggccaaaaactacAAGGCACAAATTTACAAAGAACAACAAAAATACAAGCAACTTATTCAAAAGCTAGAGCAAGCAAGATGTGATGTCGACAAACTATCTCAATCCCATTTCGAC ATGAGagagaaaaacacaaaatcaaTGATGCCAAGGTCTCTAAGTGGTTCGAAGCTGCCAAAGCCCTGTAAGGAGCGGGAACGAGGCCAATTGGGCCACGAAAGAGATGATAACAGTACAAAAACAAGTATAAGCACACCATCGTTATGTCAGGAAACGAAT TATCAAATTATCCAGCCTAGTCAAGAATTGAAAGCGAGAAAATCAGCCGGTAATCTTCACACCGACAGTCAGAAGAGGTCTGTCCGACAATCTAGACAAAATAGTGGTGCTCGGAAAAGTAGAAGAGATGAACTTGATGACCTCAACACGATGGAATTTAATGCAGAAGAGTTATCCAATGCCATCTCGAAGGGAATGTCGAAACTCCTATGTAACAATGAATTTGACAAGGATGAGGCTTCATTAAATGGAAATGAGCCTCCAAGCGATCCAGAGAACATACTTGACCAAAGCGAGCCCGAAAATTATTATGGCGATGACGGAAACTATGATGAAGCTAATTCCTTTGGGTCTGACGAAAACGATGAATCCGCAGACGTG ATTGTGGGTGGAAAATCATTTGACGCATATGAATCAAACGAGATAATTCATCAAAGCAGGCGTGATTTCGTCAACATTCAGAAAAAAATGTCCGATGACTATCAGGAACGTGAATCGTTTTTGGATACATTTTGTAAGCAGTCAGTGACTATCGAGAAGGAGCTTTCAGCCCGTCGGTCGAGTAATATTGACTCAAAGAAAAAGAACCAATTGTTGGCCGCGTTAAAAGCAATCGATAATGAGGATACAGTTAACTGA
- the LOC119648189 gene encoding lebercilin-like protein isoform X2, which yields MSTLSLIPEEKKFLPNTSKSTESLYSSSSSKYSATGLYKRKLTGIRQPGFVLAQNEVRQRVLSARRLRVKTLQNQLADAQLHISELANENRILRTLHKRQDTALSKYEGTNAELPQLLHSHAEEIRMWQTKCRNLNSQNRELTRKLKERDTALLALGDQNKHLTQLSRDRNLEDRERLTERVRYLESRLNEKDNDVKLLARRIQLEAKNYKAQIYKEQQKYKQLIQKLEQARCDVDKLSQSHFDMREKNTKSMMPRSLSGSKLPKPCKERERGQLGHERDDNSTKTSISTPSLCQETNYQIIQPSQELKARKSAGNLHTDSQKRSVRQSRQNSGARKSRRDELDDLNTMEFNAEELSNAISKGMSKLLCNNEFDKDEASLNGNEPPSDPENILDQSEPENYYGDDGNYDEANSFGSDENDESADIVGGKSFDAYESNEIIHQSRRDFVNIQKKMSDDYQERESFLDTFCKQSVTIEKELSARRSSNIDSKKKNQLLAALKAIDNEDTVN from the exons atgTCCACATTGAGTCTAATTCCCGAGGAAAAGAAATTTTTACC AAACACATCAAAAAGTACTGAGAGTCTATATTCGTCATCCAGTTCTAAATACTCGGCTACTGGGTTGTACAAACGCAAGCTTACGGGGATTCGACAACCTGGGTTTGTCCTGGCTCAGAATGAAGTTCGTCAAAGAGTTCTCTCAGCAAGAAGGCTTCGAGTGAAAACCCTACAAAATCAACTCGCTGATGCCCAACTCCACATATCT GAACTTGCCAATGAAAATAGAATTCTGAGAACATTACATAAGCGCCAGGATACAGCTCTTTCGAAGTATGAAGGTACCAATGCAGAACTACCGCAGCTTCTTCATTCGCATGCCGAGGAGATTCGAATGTGGCAAACGAAATGCCGGAACCTTAACAGTCAGAATAGGGAACTGACGAGAAAGCTGAAGGAAAGGGATACAGCGCTGCTAGCTTTAGGGGACCAGAATAAACATTTAACGCAATTAAGCAGAGACAG aaatcTCGAAGACCGCGAACGGCTCACAGAACGTGTTCGATATTTGGAAAGTCGACTCAATGAAAAGGACAACGACGTGAAACTTCTTGCTCGTCGAATAcagctcgaggccaaaaactacAAGGCACAAATTTACAAAGAACAACAAAAATACAAGCAACTTATTCAAAAGCTAGAGCAAGCAAGATGTGATGTCGACAAACTATCTCAATCCCATTTCGAC ATGAGagagaaaaacacaaaatcaaTGATGCCAAGGTCTCTAAGTGGTTCGAAGCTGCCAAAGCCCTGTAAGGAGCGGGAACGAGGCCAATTGGGCCACGAAAGAGATGATAACAGTACAAAAACAAGTATAAGCACACCATCGTTATGTCAGGAAACGAAT TATCAAATTATCCAGCCTAGTCAAGAATTGAAAGCGAGAAAATCAGCCGGTAATCTTCACACCGACAGTCAGAAGAGGTCTGTCCGACAATCTAGACAAAATAGTGGTGCTCGGAAAAGTAGAAGAGATGAACTTGATGACCTCAACACGATGGAATTTAATGCAGAAGAGTTATCCAATGCCATCTCGAAGGGAATGTCGAAACTCCTATGTAACAATGAATTTGACAAGGATGAGGCTTCATTAAATGGAAATGAGCCTCCAAGCGATCCAGAGAACATACTTGACCAAAGCGAGCCCGAAAATTATTATGGCGATGACGGAAACTATGATGAAGCTAATTCCTTTGGGTCTGACGAAAACGATGAATCCGCAGAC ATTGTGGGTGGAAAATCATTTGACGCATATGAATCAAACGAGATAATTCATCAAAGCAGGCGTGATTTCGTCAACATTCAGAAAAAAATGTCCGATGACTATCAGGAACGTGAATCGTTTTTGGATACATTTTGTAAGCAGTCAGTGACTATCGAGAAGGAGCTTTCAGCCCGTCGGTCGAGTAATATTGACTCAAAGAAAAAGAACCAATTGTTGGCCGCGTTAAAAGCAATCGATAATGAGGATACAGTTAACTGA
- the LOC119648188 gene encoding ribosome biogenesis protein BMS1 homolog, producing MGDDESALDKKRSHRPRQSGVSAEKKKSKTKPQDENLTARQRNPKAFAINSAQRAERRFRRKEDITAKKQHVPLVDKTPEEPPPILIAVVGPPKVGKTTLINNLIKNFTRTNVVDISGPITIVTSKKRRITLIECNNDINCMIDIAKCADLVLLLCDASFGFEMEIFEFLNICQVHGMPKIMGVLTHLDMIKSPKALKRRKKELKHRFWTEVYDGAKLFYLSGILHGEYLRNEIKNLGRFISVMKFRPLTWRGAHSYVLADRVEDVTNTEMIRQNPKCDREVILYGYVRGVPMNKESMVHVAGVGDLRISELSALKDPCPLPGTEKKRNLLEKERLLYAPMSGVGGIVYDKDAVYIELQGSHSHRDKANANPEQEELVSKLKEKKQTVDMQIEEQEFRLFSDGNIIKSKNFKEEPVVKEEDDDSEDSGSEDDDDDDDGNDSGVGEKEEESAGESESEDEETNWQNESSEEQSAEEGDEETSDEEYQEQGENSNDEDEDDEDEEEEDEVMKSNLSWKENLAQKARDAYLERQSESKSLMKLVYGVYSSRNESNNEDNTVKQEESDSDEEIGGLFKVVAEKQANLQTERSIKDVDECCFFKQGGGEIRDWLLDEYKEQIKNCFVTGKWRASEDAEELLKLDDLSDNDSEIYGDFEDLETGEKHKAEEKPKKSSGDKDDSDDNADQDEENSRKRKITRVEEENMTKSELMAKKMKLKAKFDAEYDNKDDSGRITGDHSHYENLKAEAQKQSELNRNEFAHLDEDLRLQVEGHRAGLYVRIGFKNIPAEFIEHLDTTYPILIGGLNMAEENIGYVNCKIKKHRWYKKILKTGDPLIISLGWRRFQTISIFAKVEDNLKHRFLKYTPNHQTCSMTFWGPITPQNTGFLALQSVQNDRSEMKRLGFRIAATGCVTEMDKSTQIMKKLKLVGTPFKVYKKTGFIKGMFTSTLEVAKFEGAKIKTVSGIRGQIKKSHPNPEGSFRATFEDKILLSDIVICRTWFKVDVPQFYTPVTSLLLSPEEKSQWQGMKTLGQLKREQNIRNQPNVDSLYTDIKREPKRFKPLVIPKSLQRALPYKYKPKLGPLNPKGSIEDERIAVIRSPHEQKVAKVMDMLKTNYQDKRQRDKAITKERIKEFKKRKEAEEMRKLKRQKELRKKVSRAISKMNASGKSKS from the exons ATGGGTGACGATGAAAGTGCTTTGGACAAGAAAAGGTCCCATCGGCCACGACAATCTGGTGTAAGCGCGGAGAAGAAAAAGTCGAAGACCAAGCCCCAGGATGAAAATCTCACGGCTCGTCAGCGTAATCCGAAAGCGTTCGCCATCAACTCAGCTCAACGGGCAGAGCGCCGATTTCGTCGCAAGGAGGACATCACTGCCAAGAAACAGCAtgtcccgctcgtcgacaagACTCCCGAGGAACCGCCGCCGATTCTCATTGCTGTCGTAGGCCCGCCGAAAGTCGGCAAAACCACGCTCATAAACAATTTGATTAAAAACTTCACCCGCACGAACGTCGTTGATATTTCCGGACCCATCACAATAGTTACGTCTAAAAAGCGGCGGATTACGCTGATCGAGTGCAACAATGATATTAATTGCATGATTGATATCGCGAAATGTGCAGACCTTGTGCTGTTGCTTTGCGACGCGAGCTTCGGGTTCGAAATGGAAATCTTTGAGTTCCTGAATATCTGCCAGGTGCATGGCATGCCTAAGATTATGGGGGTCCTGACACACTTGGATATGATCAAGAGCCCGAAAGCCTTGAAGCGACGAAAGAAGGAGTTGAAGCATCGTTTCTGGACCGAGGTTTACGACGGAGCCAAATTGTTCTACCTCTCAGGGATCTTGCATGGCGAATACCTCCGCAATGAAATCAAGAACTTGGGACGTTTCATATCCGTTATGAAGTTCCGTCCCCTTACTTGGCGTGGAGCTCACAGCTACGTCCTGGCTGATCGAGTTGAGGACGTAACCAATACTGAAATGATTCGACAGAATCCAAAGTGCGACCGAGAAGTGATTCTTTACGGATACGTTCGTGGTGTCCCAATGAATAAGGAGTCAATGGTGCACGTTGCAGGGGTTGGAGATCTTAGAATTAGCGAACTCAGCGCCCTAAAAGATCCCTGCCCGCTCCCAGGAACGGAGAAAAAACGGAATCTATTGGAAAAGGAACGCCTCTTGTACGCCCCAATGTCTGGTGTCGGAGGAATTGTTTACGACAAAGATGCGGTTTATATTGAACTCCAAGGATCCCACAGCCACCGCGACAAAGCCAATGCTAATCCCGAGCAAGAGGAGCTGGTCTCAAAGCTGAAGGAGAAGAAACAAACCGTCGACATGCAAATTGAGGAACAGGAGTTCAGGTTGTTCTCCGATGGTAACATTATTAAATCGAAAAATTTCAAGGAAGAACCTGTCGTGAAAGAGGAAGACGATGATTCGGAGGATTCAGGATcggaagatgatgatgatgatgacgacggtAACGATTCTGGAGTTGGAGAGAAAGAAGAGGAAAGTGCCGGCGAGAGTGAGAGCGAAGATGAAGAAACGAATTGGCAGAATGAAAGCAGCGAGGAACAGTCAGCGGAAGAAGGCGATGAAGAAACGTCGGATGAAGAATATCAAGAGCAGGGTGAAAACTCAAATGACGAAGATGAAGATGACGAGGATGAGGAGGAAGAAGATGAAGTCATGAAGAGTAATTTGTCATGGAAAGAGAACTTGGCACAAAAGGCTCGTGATGCATATCTGGAACGGCAATCGGAATCAAAAAGTCTCATGAAGTTGGTGTATGGTGTCTACAGTTCG CGGAATGAATCCAACAACGAGGACAATACtgtcaaacaagaagaaagtgATTCCGATGAAGAAATCGGCGGCTTGTTCAAAGTAGTCGCCGAAAAACAAGCTAACCTACAAACTGAACGTTCCATAAAGGATGTAGATGAATGCTGTTTCTTCAAACAAGGTGGCGGAGAAATCCGCGATTGGTTGTTAGATGAGTATAAAGAGCAAATCAAAAATTGCTTCGTAACTGGCAAGTGGAGAGCTTCTGAGGACGCTGAAGAGCTTCTAAAATTAGATGATCTTAGTGATAACGACAGTGAAATATATGGAGATTTCGAGGATTTGGAAACAGGTGAAAAGcataaagctgaagaaaaacctAAGAAATCCAGCGGAGATAAGGACGACAGTGATGACAATGCGGACCAAGATGAGGAGAACTCGCGTAAACGGAAAATCACTCGAGTTGAAGAGGAGAATATGACAAAATCTGAGCTTATGGCTAAAAAGATGAAACTGAAGGCGAAATTTGATGCAGAATATGATAACAAAGATGATTCTGGTAGAATTACAGGAGATCATTCACATTACGAGAACTTGAAGGCAGAGGCTCAGAAGCAATCAGAGCTGAATAGAAATGAATTTGCACATCTGGATGAAGATTTGCGATTGCAAGTAGAAGGACATCGTGCTGGATTGTACGTCCGAATTGGATTCAAG AACATTCCCGCTGAATTTATAGAACACTTGGATACGACCTACCCAATTCTTATCGGTGGATTAAACATGGCCGAGGAAAATATTGGCTATGTCAACTGTAAGATCAAGAAACATCGTTGGTAtaagaaaattctgaaaacgGGAGATCCACTTATTATTTCCCTCGGTTGGCGGCGATTCCAAACAATTTCAATCTTTGCGAAAGTCGAGGATAATTTGAAACATCGATTCCTAAAGTATACGCCGAACCATCAAACTTGCAGTATGACTTTCTGGGGACCGATAACGCCGCAAAACACAGGCTTTCTAGCCCTTCAGAGCGTACAAAATGATCGAAGTGAAATGAAGAGGCTCGGTTTCCGGATAGCAGCGACAGGATGTGTAACGGAAATGGACAAGTCGACGCAGattatgaaaaaattgaaattggtcGGAACACCGTTTAAAGTTTACAAGAAAACAGGATTTATCAAAGGAATGTTCACTTCTACCCTGGAAGTGGCCAAGTTTGAAGGAGCCAAAATTAAAACAGTTTCCGGAATTCGAGGGCAGATTAAAAAATCACATCCAAATCCAGAGGGATCGTTCCGTGCTACATTTGAGGACAAGATATTGTTGAGCGATATTGTGATTTGTCGAACATGGTTCAAAGTAGATGTTCCGCAGTTTTACACCCCTGTGACGTCCTTGCTCCTATCACCCGAGGAGAAGTCACAATGGCAAGGCATGAAAACTCTGGGTCAACTTAAACGTGAACAAAATATTCGCAATCAACCCAACGTAGATAGTCTTTACACTGATATCAAACGCGAACCTAAACGCTTTAAGCCGTTGGTGATTCCTAAATCTCTTCAGCGTGCTTTGCCTTACAAGTACAAGCCTAAGTTAGGACCATTAAATCCGAAGGGATCAATCGAAGATGAGCGCATTGCGGTAATTCGATCGCCCCACGAGCAAAAGGTCGCCAAAGTGATGGATATGCTCAAAACAAACTACCAGGATAAGCGGCAGCGGGACAAAGCCATTACAAAAGAAAGAATAAAAGAATTCAAGAAACGAAAAGAAGCAGAAGAAATGAGGAAGCTGAAGCGACAGAAGGAGCTTCGGAAGAAGGTATCCCGTGCAATTAGTAAAATGAATGCCAGCGGAAAGTCAAAAAGTTAG